Below is a window of Shewanella khirikhana DNA.
TAAGGGCCGCCGTGGTTCATTGCCCGAGCGACTTCCACGCCGGTGGGCATCTGATTAAAGATGATCCGGCCGACTTTAAAACTAAGCCGCTGAATGATATCTGCAAAGGCTGCCACTTCGTCCTCCTGGCCGTGAACACTGGCGGTAAGCTGCCCCGGCAGGGCGGCAACCAGGGCCTGTAACTCGGCGTGGGACTCACATATCGCCACCAGGGCGAAGGGGCCAAAGATTTCATCGAGCAGCTCGGGTTTTGCCATCAGCTTGGCTGCGCTGATTTTTGCCAGCAGTGGCCGACTTTGGTGCGCCGCCTGCGCCGCCTGACCCTGGGCAAGAATATCCACCTCGCTGAGCATGGTCTCCACCGCGCTGTTGTAAGCGTGACAAATTCCCTGGCTTAACATGGCGTTGGCGCTCTGGGCGGTCAGGTTGTCCACCAGGGCAGCAAGGTAAGTATCAAGCCCGGCACCTTTAACTGTGATGATAAGCCCGGGGCTTGTGCAAAACTGGCCGTGGCCCATCATCATCGAGTTGACCTGGGCCTCAGCCAGTGAGGTCGCATCCGCGGCCAGTTTACCCGGCAACAGCAGCTGGGGATTCACAGAGCCAAGTTCGCCGTAAAATGGAATTGGCTCAGGGCGAAGGGCGCAGCGGTCCGCCAGTATACGGCCTACCTTGAGCGAGCCGGTAAAGCCGACGGCTTTAACCAAAGGGTGCTCGACCAGTGCGGTGGAAAGCGCAGGGCTTGCGCCCTGCAGCAGCGAAAACAGCCCCTTTGGCATGCCGGTGGCGTCGATGGCTCGCGCGATGGCGCGGGTTACCCGCTCGCTGGTGCCCGGATGGGCCGGATGGCCTTTGACGATAACGGCGCAACCTGCGGCGAGGGCCGAGGCTGTATCACCGCCGGCAGTGGAAAACGCCAGTGGGAAGTTGGATGCACCAAATACTGCTACTACCCCGAGCGGCAATTGTCCAAGCTTGAGTTCCGGCTTGGGCAGCGGTGTGCGGCCAGGGTTGGCTTCATCCATCAAAAACGTATCATAGGGCTCAGTAAGCACGGCGGCGAACAGTCTGAGCTGACCTGTGGTGCGGCCAAGCTCGCCGCGAATGCGTGCTTCCGGCAAGCCGGATTCGAGCATGGCCATGGGCACGATAAGTTCAGCATCCTGCTCAAGTTCGTTGGCGATGGCATTAAGCAGCGCTGCACGCTGTGTATCTGATGTTTGCTGATAGGCCCAGAATGCCTGCTCGGCTGCGAGCGCTGCGGCATTTACGTCACTGGCATCGGCCTCGGCAAAACGTTCGGGCAGCTGCTCATTGGTTTGCGGGTTGAAGCGGGCAAAGCCCGCTTCCTTTCCCTGCCATTGATGGCCAAAAAAGTTAAGGCCACAAAGGTCAGTAGTCATAGGAGATCCTTTTTAAATAAGCCCAGGAGGTGTGCGCCCGAGGGTTACACCACCTGGAAGCCAAAGGCGTAGGGGTCGGCGTCATCCACCGTGATGGCGTTTTGACCGAA
It encodes the following:
- a CDS encoding aldehyde dehydrogenase (NADP(+)), whose protein sequence is MTTDLCGLNFFGHQWQGKEAGFARFNPQTNEQLPERFAEADASDVNAAALAAEQAFWAYQQTSDTQRAALLNAIANELEQDAELIVPMAMLESGLPEARIRGELGRTTGQLRLFAAVLTEPYDTFLMDEANPGRTPLPKPELKLGQLPLGVVAVFGASNFPLAFSTAGGDTASALAAGCAVIVKGHPAHPGTSERVTRAIARAIDATGMPKGLFSLLQGASPALSTALVEHPLVKAVGFTGSLKVGRILADRCALRPEPIPFYGELGSVNPQLLLPGKLAADATSLAEAQVNSMMMGHGQFCTSPGLIITVKGAGLDTYLAALVDNLTAQSANAMLSQGICHAYNSAVETMLSEVDILAQGQAAQAAHQSRPLLAKISAAKLMAKPELLDEIFGPFALVAICESHAELQALVAALPGQLTASVHGQEDEVAAFADIIQRLSFKVGRIIFNQMPTGVEVARAMNHGGPYPASTDSRSTSVGTEAMKRFVRPICYQNMPDSLLPEALKSTSTRLKRF